ATGCGGCGTAGAGGACGCCGAGCACGCCGCCGTAGACGACGTGGCCGACGAGGCTCATGGGATTGATGTTCGGAACGGGTGGATTCGCCGGCAATACGGCGCCGACCCACGCGGGCATCACAATCGCTCCGAGGACCGCCCAGAGGACGAGCCCGTAAACGATGCCAGCACCGAGACTCTTGCCGAGCGTCTCATCATACCCCGTCGGACTCGCAATCGCGGCGAAGACGACGCCGAGAACCGCCGAGTGGGCCATATGGATCGTCCACCCAGCGACCCCGCCGCTGAGGCCGTACAGTCCGGGGGTCGCCCCGCCAATGATATCCGGCATCATCATCGACATCAGGATGCCGAAGACGAGACCGCCGCCGAGGCCGCCGATGACACCGGCTTTCCAGTGGTCGAGATCTGCTATGAGTGCCGTCTGCGTGGAGGTTTGGGTTGCCATTGCAACCGTACCAACGCGCAACTAGCCGAAAGTACTGCCTCGGAACGGCGAAGTCGACGCACGGCACCGACACGTATATTAGTTGTAATACTATTTGATAGCTCTCCAGCGGCAATGTTAGTCGGGTTTGTTGTCAGTCGACGGGGCTTCGAGTTCCGGCGGGAGTCCGAGATGTTTGATGCCGCTCTGCCCGGTAATTTTGAACTGGTAGAGCGCAGTCGGTTCGGAGACGCTGGCCCGTTCGAAGAGGTCGGGACGCCATCGAATCTCTATCGCCTCCAACAGCGCCCTCTGCTCATCAGCTGGGACCTCACTAATCGAACCTGTGAGAATGACGCTTCGCCAATTAAACGGTGTTTCGGCGCTGTAGACGAGAAACCGAGCGGTGTCGGCCTGCTGGCTTAGGTCGTGTTTTTCGCTCTGATCGCCGAGAACGTAAACGAAATACAGGGAATCGGAACCGTCGTACCAAAACGACAGCGGTCGCATCATCGGACCATCTCTTGTGGGAAGGCCCAGCACGCCAACGCTTCGGGTCGACAAAAAGCTTCGAATGTTGGCGTCAGTCATAGGTTTCATGCCGTACTCGGTGAGATCGTCGACGGTCATAGGCGAATATGACGAGAGACGGCCACTTGAGCCATTGCTCGTTCCGGAATTAGTGATAGTAGGCACTGCAGAACAGCCGCATAGCGATGACTATTTTGTGTCGACTACATTCACCGTGGCGACCACACGTTTTAATCCGGTGATGCCAAAGGAAGGCTGTGGCAGTAGACGACGCGCTACGGTTCTTTCCGTACGAGACGCCGTATCCGAACCAGCGAGAGGCCATCGACCGGATCGCCAACTCGCTGGGCCAGCGTCGAGACGTCCTCTTAGAGGGCGCTCCCGGCACTGGCAAGACGCTGTCGGCACTCGTGCCCGCGCTCGCATACGCTCGCGAACACGACAAAACGGTCGTCATCACGACCAACGTCCACCAGCAGATGCGGCAGTTCGTCGAAGACGCCCGCGCGATCACTCGCACCGAGCCGATTCGCGCAGTCGTTTTTAAAGGCAAAAAGCAGATGTGCCATATCGACGTGGGGTATCAGGAGTGTCAGAGCCTCCGGGATACCACCCGTGAGTTGGTCGACACCGAGACCGACAAGGACCAATTGGCCGCCCGCCAACAGGAGCTGTTGGATGCAAGCAAGGAGGGCGATTCGGGCGCGGCCGAGGCCCGCAGCGCGGTGATGGACGAACTCGATTCGGTCGAAGACGAACTCGAAGAGCTACGGGAGGGAAACGTCTGTGATTTTTATTACAACAATCTCATCGACGACAACGACGAGTTCTTTTCGTGGCTGTTCAATGACGTGCGGACCCCTGACGACGTCTACGAGTACGCCGACCAGCAGGGACTCTGTGGCTACGAGCTTTTAAAAGAGGGAATGGAGGGTGTCGACCTCGTGGTCTGCAACTACCATCACCTGCTGGACCCGATGATCCGCGAGCAGTTTTTCCGGTGGTTGGACCGCGATCCCGACGACGTGATCACGGTGTTCGACGAGGCCCACAACATCGTAGACGCTGCCAGAGATCACGCGACGCGAACGGTGACCGAGAACACGCTGGCGTCGGCGCTCGACGAACTGGACGGTCTCGACGACTCCCGGGCAGAGCCTGCCCGCAACGTGATCGAGGCGTTCCTAGAGGCCCTGCAGTCGACCTACGACACAGGACTGGGGACGAAAATCAACCCGCGAAAGGTCGGTGACGAGTGGACAGATCTCGCGGTGGCGAACCGCGACCGGCGAGACGATCTGACGCTGGCGTTCCTGCAGCGCTACGAGGGCCGCGGGATCAGTATCGAGGCCGAACTCGCCGTCCAGTTGGGAAAGGTCCTCGACGAGGAGTACGAACAAGCCTATCGGGATGGTGATGCGACGACGCGGGCCGAATGCCAGACGCTCCAAGCGGCGACCTTTATCAGTACGTGGATGTCCGAGGGCGACGAACTCGGCCAGCATCCGATGGTTGGCGTCCGGCGGGATGGGGCCACCGAGGAGATCTACGGCCGGGCGGAGCTGTATACCTGTATTCCGCGCGAGGTGACAAGCGAACTGTTCGACGAGGTGTATGCGAGCATTCTGATGAGCGCGACACTCCGACCGTTCGATGTGACCGAAGACGTCCTCGGCCTCGACTCACCGGCGCGGCTGGCCTACAAACTAAACTATCCCGAAGCCAACCGCCGGACCTACGCTGCGAAGGTGCCGGCGCTGTTCGCCAGCGAGCGGGACAACCCCGAGACCCAAGAGATAGTCACCGAACTGCTCGAAGACGTAATCCGGTTTACGCCGGGCAATACCCTGCTGTTTTTCCCCTCCTACTCGGAGTCCGAGCGGTACTACGACCGGCTCGACGACAGCAACGCGGGCGAACTCGGGACGCTGGTGCTCGATGGCTCCGACCGGTCGACCGAAAAACTGCGCACACGATTCGTCGACAGCGACAACGCCACGCTCTGTACCTCGCTGTGGGGGACGCTGGCCGAAGGCGTGAGCTTCGACGGCGACGACGCACGGACGGTCGTGGTGGTTGGGGTGCCGTATCCGCATCTCTCCGAGCGGATGGATGCGGTTCAGGATGCCTACAATCGGGCCTACAGCGACAGTCGACGCACGCGGGATGCGGGCTGGGCCTACGCCGTCGAGATCCCGACGATCCGCAAAACGCGGCAGGCCCTTGGGCGAGTAATCCGGTCACCCGAGGATTTCGGCGTCCGAATTCTGGCCGACAAGCGGTACACACAGGCTGATATGGGGAAATACAGTGTGCGCGGGAGTTTCCCGGTCGAAGAGCGCGAAGAGTTCGTCGACATCAAGCCGCAAAAGCTGAAGTTTGCCATGCTGAACTTTTATACTGATCACGACGCTTACGGTGGCGATCCGCCGGAACCCTGAAACGAGGGTGTCGACGTACCCTCTCTGCGTAGTGGCGTAGTCTCGCCACGCCATCCACCGGTCGACGAACAGACAGCGGAGAGGAAGCAGCGGTCTCTCGTAGTAAATTTATAAAACACCGTATAGGTACGGTAATTTATTCGTTGCCGGATGTTGCAGTAGGTAGCGTTCGAGTCTGTCATTCGCATCCGCGCGAGCGGAGCGAGCGCGGTTCTCCGAGGGTGAGGCCAAATACCTCACCCTCGGCCCTTTTTGATCGACATCAGTGCGGAGGCGAGCGGTTCGCCACCGGCGAACCCGAGGCGGAAAAAGGTCGTTTAGATAAAGAAGCCCTTGAACGCGTTGATGACGGCCCACTTGATTTTCTCGACGGTCTGGCCGTCTTCGCCGGTGATCACGATGTCGTCGTTGGCGACGGCATCCCGGAAGGCGACGGCGGGATTGCTCGCGGTGGTGATTTGTTCAATCGTTGCACGGTCCGTGGTAATCTTCCGTTTTGCATCTTCACTGGGAGTGTCAGCGAGATCAGTGATGCGGTTCTGCTTGTCCATCGTCATCGAGTAGGTGACGACCGACTCGCCGTCCTGAATGTAGATATTGCTGGTGCCAGCAATGCTGACCGGACCAAGGTCGACGCTATCGGCGTTGTCGTTGTACAGCGGAACCATCTCCTCTAAGGATTCATAGAGGTCATCGCCGGAGGCAGACTGTGCGGCTGCGCTGCCAGTCACTGCGCTTGCGAGCAGCACAGCGACCATCAACATCGAAAGGATACGTGCAATATTCATTTTCAAATGTATATCGCAGTGTGAGTATATAAATCAGATGTGTGTTTTATGTATAAATTTCCACAGTATGCGTTGGATTTTGGTTATTCTGTTCGAAGGTCCTGTATCGCGGAGTAAGACAGCTGTGTGATTGCCATTGCTGATCGTAACCGGGGGTTGGAAACGATCACACCACCAGTGGTCTCGGTCGTTACCGAGAGCCGCAACGTTTTATCGGCAACCGAAGTAACGTCCAGTTAGATGTCAGCTATTCAGCTCTCCAACGTCACAAAGCGGTATGGCGACCTCACTGCCGTCCGCAATCTGGATCTCACCGTCGAGTCGGGTGAGATCTACGGCTTTCTCGGGCCGAACGGGGCCGGAAAGTCGACAACGATCAACATGCTGCTCGACTTCGTTCGCCCCACGGAGGGGACGATTACCGTCCTCGGCGAGCCGGTCGGCGATTCGAGCGTCGACATCCGCGAGCGAACTGGAGTCCTGCCGGAGGGGTTCGACGTCTACAGTCGACTCACCGGCCGGAAACACATCGAGTTCGCTATCGAGTCGAAAGAGGCAGACAATGATCCGGATGCGATTTTGGATCGCGTCGGTCTCGCCGACGCGGGCGACCGGGCGGCTGGCGAGTACTCAAAGGGGATGCGCCAGCGACTGGTACTCGGGATGGCACTCGTGGGCGACCCCGAACTCCTGATCCTCGACGAACCCTCCACGGGTCTCGACCCCGGCGGAGCCAAGGAGATGCGAGATATCGTCCAGCAGGAGGCCGACCGTGGCGCGACCGTCTTCTTTTCGAGTCACGTACTCGGACAGGTCGAAGCCGTGTGTGATCGCGTCGGCATCCTCCACAAGGGCGAACTTGTGACCGAAGACAGTATCGAGGGGCTCCGGGAGGAAACCGGCAGCGAGGAGACGCTCATTTTGACCGTCGACGACGCGACTGACGACGATCTGGACCCGATTCGGCGGCTGGATGGCGTCTCGGGAGCCGCCGTCGACGGGCCCACGGTCACGGTCTCCTGTGAGTCGGGCGTCAAAAACGAGGTGATCGCCACACTCAGCGAGGCCGGCATCGAGATCGAGGATATCGAAACCGAGTCGACGTCGCTCGAAGAGCTCTTTTTATCGTACACCGATGGCGAAGGCGTCGTCGAGAAAGACGGTGGGAGCACCGGGAGCGGCGGCGGTGGGGATGGGACAGGCTCACAGCCACCGGAGGCCACCCCGGAGGGACGCCAATGAGTTGGCTCGTCGTTGCTCGGAAGGATTTCGAGGATGCGATCCGCTCGCGGTGGCTGATCGGGCTGACAGTGGTGTTCATCCTGCTCGTTTCGGGCGTGTCGTACCTCGCGCGTCAGACGGCCAGCGCGAACGCGGTCCTCCAGTTGTCCGGGAGCCTGTTCGTCGGAACGCTCGTCCCGCTAATTGCGCTGGTTGTCGCCTACAACGCCGTGACCGGCGAGCGGGAGTCGGGATCGCTGAAACTCCTGTTGTCGCTCCCACATTCGCGGGCCGACGTGGTCTTCGGGAAAGTTGTGGGTCGGGCTGCCGCGCTGTCGACGGCGATCACTGTCGGCTTTATATTGCCAGCAGTGATTCTCGCGCTCGGTCCGTTCACCCTCGAAATCGGCACCTACATCGGCTACATGCTACTGGTGGCGCTGTTGGCCTCGGTGTTCGTCGCTATCGCGGTCGGCTGGTCAGCGGCCGCGCCCTCTCAGCGGACTGCGCTAGGTGGCGCTATCGGGCTCTACTTCGTGTTCGTTCCCTTCTGGGGGGCGATCCAGCTCCGGCTCGGATCCGCCATCGGCTCGCTGGCCGACGTGCTACCCCTGAGCGCTCGGACCATCGGGAACGCCATTTTCCTGACTAACCCAGCCGAGTCGTTCGGGTGGCTGACGGGGCGACTCCTAGCCGGCGAGTTCATGATCGGCGAGACGGCGGGCCTCCAGCTGTCGGCGCTGTCGATGCTGTTGTTCTGGCTGCTGGCGGCTCCGCTCGTTGGACTGCTGGTGTTCCAACGCCGGGATCTGTGACGACTGATTGCGGCCACAACCGTCTCTGCAGAGCGATACTGCGCGTCGACCGTTGGGACCACAAGTGGATCGCTATGAGTCACCCGCCCATTGAGAGTCCCAAAACAGGGTTAGTAGCGTATCGGTGGCGACGAGCCGGGGGCTGTCGACGTGGGGTCAAAAATAGAGACGGTCCGCTGAAAACGGTTAGTTCGGAATTTAGGCCCGGATTTCGCGCTCGAAGATAATCTCGCCCGAAGATTTGTCGATGAGCGTGATTGTGAGCTGGTCATCACTCTCAAGATTATACTCGGTAGGGCCATTATCCACATTGTATGAACTACCAGATACAGAGCTATTCGCAGTAGAATTTTTTTCTGCCCCATCGGTTGTATTTATATATAGTTCATCGGCTGTGGCAAATGGGTCCTGATTGGTCCCATCCCAAGTTAGAGTGGCTTTTTCCTCATTTTCGACAATAATTCTTGTGTCTGCCAACTCAATGGTATCGCCACCAGAATGTTGGAGTACAATTTGGTCGTCAGCAACAGTGATGCTGTCGACGCCAACTGACGCCTGTGGAGCTGTTTGCGAGACGCTATCACCGAGCTGCAGCACGAACGCACCGATCACAGCAGCGAGGATCACCGTTATCGCCACCATGAGAATCACGCCGATAACCGGCGAGACAGCGCGTTCGTCGTCGTCGTTTCCGAGTAGTTCGTTGAACATATGTAGTTCCTTGTCCACAGCACAACGATTTACGAGACACACTGCGTAGGAGGACGTGGAGTAAACAGCCTCTCACACTCCACCTTTTTGTGACTCGGTAGCCGCCAGTATCTGTGGTGTGCTATTTGTATTCGCCCTTACCTACTTAATGGATTCGCTGACAATCTCAAATTCGATACCATCAAACGGTGGACACCGATGCTGTCACGCGACGATAAGGGTATTCGCAACGACTGGAATAACTGCCCTAACGGTCCGATCTGAGGGCTATCGAGCAGATATGACAAATACCGTTGGTGAAGAAACAGCAGAGATTTGACAATAAATTAATGTGACAGTTCGGTAGCAGCGGTCCGACCTACGACTCGGGCGGCCACTCGATACCGTGATCGGCCAGTAGGTCGACGAACTCGGCTTCGTCCAGCACCGGCACGTCGTTGTCTGCCGCATCGTCCTGCTTGCGCTGGCCCGGACTCTCGCCGATAACGAGGTAGTCAGTGTTCCCCGAAACGCTCCCCGTTGCGTTCGCGCCGTGGGCTTCAACGAGATCTTGGGCGTCGCTTCGGGCGACCGACAGCGAGCCAGTGAAGACGAACGTAAGCCCAGCGAGGTCGGCGGCTGTCTCTGCGATGTCGACCGACTGTGGGTCGACCCCCGCCGCCAGCAGCCCATCGAGTGCAGCGCGGTTTTCCTCACTGTCGAAAAAGTCCCGAATTTTCTCGGCGACGATTGGACCGACGTCGTCGACGGCTTCCAGTTCGTCCGGTTCGGCGTGTATCACCGCCGCAAGCGAACCGAACTCACGGGCCAGTGCGGTGGCCGTAGCGGAGCCAACCTCGGGAATCGACAGCGCGGTGAGAAACGAATCGAGCGGCGGCTCGCGGGCGGCATCGATCTCCGCGAGGAGGTTTTCAGCGCTTTTGTCGCCCCAGCCCTCCAGGTCGGCCAGTGCCTCGCGGTCGAGGCCGTAGAGGTCGGCCAGCGAGTCGACCAACTTTGCTTCTCGAAGCTGGCTGATGCGCTCGGGACCCAGCCCCTCGATGTCGAGGCCGCCGCGGCTGACGTAGTGTTCGATGGCGCGGTCGACCTGCGATTGGCAGGCTAACCCGCCGGTACAGAACGCGAGTGGCCCATCACGCTCGACGGGACTCTCACAGACCGGACAGTGGTCGGGGAACGCGAAGGTGGAGTCGCTGGCGGCGTCGACAACCTCGTCGATGTAGGGGATCACGTCGCCCGCCCGGAGCACCCGGACCGTGTCGCCTACGTCGACGCCCAGCGATTCGATCTCGCCGGGGTTGTGGAGCGTCGCCCGCGAGACGGTGACGCCGCCGACCTGCACCGGTTCGAGCAGAGCCACCGGCGTCATGCGGCCAGTCCGGCCGACCTGCACGACGATATCAGTAATCCCTGTGATCTCCGTGCGGGCAGGAAATTTGTACGCGAATGCGGACCGAGTGGCACGGGACGTGTTGCCAAGCATCTCGCAGGCGGCGATGTCGTTGACTTTGATGACGACGCCGTCGATCTCGTAGTTGAGATCCTCGCGTCGCTCCATCAGTTCGTCGCGGTAGTCGATGGCCGCCTCGATGTTGTCGACGTGCTCGGCGAGGTCGTCGACGTGGAACCCCCACGACCGGAACGCATCGAGTTCGGCCCACTGGGTCTCTGGGCGCTCGCGGTCGGCATCCTCGTAGGCCATGATCCCATAGAAAAAGCAGTCCAGTGGCCGAGACGCGACGACCGAGGGATCGAGTTGACGGATGGTTCCAGCAGTCGCATTGCGGGGGTTGGCAAACGGCTCCTTGCCGCGTTCGATTCGCTGGCGGTTGTGCTCTCGGAACCCATCCTTCGGCATAAATACCTCGCCGCGAACAGCGAGAAAATCGGGATACTCGCCGCGGAGTCGCTGGGGCACCGAGGGAATGGCTCGGACTTGGGCGGTGACGTCGTCGCCCTCCCGACCGTCGCCGCGAGTGGCCGCCCGGACGAGTCGACCCTCCTCGTACACTGCTTCCAGCGAGATGCCGTCGAATTTGGGTTCACAGACGTAGCCTGCGGGGTCCATTCCCTCGTCGCCCAGTTCTCGCCGGACGCGCTCGTCGAACTCCCGGACGTCTTCGGCCTCGCCGCTTTGCTCAATCGAGAGCATCGGCGCGGTGTGTTCGACCGTCTGGAGTTCGTCGACCGGCTGGCCGCCGACGCGCTGGGTGGGGCTATCGCGTTCGGCGAGATTGAACTCGGCTTCGAGATCTTGGAGGCGGGCAAACAGCAGATCGTAGACGCGATCAGCAATCAGGGGGTCGGCCTCGACGTAGTAGCGGTGGTCGTGTTCCCGAATCGCCGCTCGGAGCTGTTGGGCCTGCTCGGCGGCGTCAGTCTCGGAGAGTTCTTCGACCGACTCGAACTCGGTGGGTGGATCGCGGAGATAGGGGTTCGACTCGTCGACGCGGCTCATTAGCGTGGGCTACTGGCCCATACCTCAAAAGACGACTGGGTTGGCGGCTCTCACAGGCGTCGAATGGCGAGTGTCAAACCAGTTGGCGGCCGAGGAACTCCGAGTCGACACCAGTACGGTCACCACCCGGTGTCAATTGGCCGACCTGTAATTATTGGAATCGATAGTTAGGCCGCTAGGATATATATCCATGAGGTCACGAGCGAAGACAATGGGAGATGACGTTTTACTGAGTATACTCGTCGTCTCATTGGTACTGCTGGCGACCGTCGTGAGTGCAGTGTTAGCGGTCTACTCGTGGCGACGGATCGAGCATCCGATTTCGGACTCCTACGCTCGGCTGTTGGCGGCCGACAGCCTGTGGGCTGGCTGGTATCTGGTCGTGATTCTCAGCGGTGGGGGGCTGGTCACCACCGGCGCGCTCATCGGTCAGTCGGTCAGTGCCTCGCTTGCGGCCGTAATGTGGTTCCTGTTCGTCATCGAGTACACCGGCGACAGCGAGTGGCTGCCGGAAGTCGTCGGCCCGATCCTCCTCTCGGAGATCGGTCTGTACACTGTCCTGCGGCTGCTGAATCCGAACGGACTGGCGATTAGAGAAATCGCGACCGGGGAGTTCGGCCTTTTTGTGCTGTCGGCTGAGGTGTTTGGGCCAATCGTCTTCGCTCAATTAGCCCTCGTCTACGGGCTACTCGGGGTCTCGTTCGTGCTGTTAGGGCGGTTCATGTGGAAGACCCAGAATCTCTACCGATACCAGGCCGGAGCGATCCTCCTGACGGCGGTTGTCGTCACGGCCTCGACAGTGCTGTTCGTGAGTGAGTACCGGCTCCATCCACAGCTAGATATCACCTCCGTCTTTTTCGTCTTTCAGGCGGTCGTCATCGGCGTTGCGCTCTACCGTTACGACTTTTTAAAGGTCGCCCCGGTTGCTGCCGACCGCTTTTTCCGTGAGATGGCCGACCCGGTGTTGATTTTGGACGCCGATCAGGGGATCATCGACGCCAACGACGCTGCCGAGGGGATCGTCGACGGACTCAGTAGCCACCACTCACTCGACGACCTCGACACCGGGGAACTCACCAGTACGATCAGGTCGGTCGTCGACGAGCGGGCCGAAACGGCCGAATTCTCGTTGATGACCGACGGGGGCAGACGGGAGGTGTACGATATCGAAGTGACGCCGATCACCGATCAGTTCGAGATGACACAGGGTCACGTCGTCGTCCTCCACGAGATCACCGATCGAAAGCAGCGGGAGCGACGGCTCCGCGAGCAAAACAGGCGACTCGAAGAGTTCGCCGACATCGTCTCTCACGACCTGCGGAACCCGCTGTCGACGGCGGCTGGCTGGACGGAGGTCGTCGACAGAAAGCTGGCCGACGAGAAGCCCGACATTGAGGCTGCCAGAGACGGTCTCGACCAGATCGCCGACTCCCACGAACGGATGGACGAACTCATCGAGGTGTTGCTGACGATGGCCCAGCAGGGTCAGACCGTCGACGAAACCGAGCCGGTCGCACTCGACCAGTGTGCCACCGAAGCGTGGTCGACCGCCGACACCGGGGAGCTGGAACTCCGCATCGAAACCAATCAGACTGTCGAGGCCGATCCGGCGCGGCTCAGACAAGCCTTCGAGAACCTCTTCCGGAACGCCGACGACCACGGCACGGCGTCGACGGTCTCGGTCACCGAACTCCCTACCGGGTTCGCGGTCGAAGACGACGGCGAGGGGATTGCTGATGCCGACACGGAGTCGCTGTTCGAGTTCGGCTACACCACCGACGCCGAGGGCACCGGCATCGGACTCGCGGTGGTCAAACGCATCGTCGAAGCCCATGGCTGGCAGATCAGTGTCGACAACAGTGCAGACGGCGCACGGTTCGAGATCAGGGTTTAATTTCATGCTAACACACAACACAGTGGCGACTTTTGCCGTAACTGGCGTGCATAAACGTTTGTAGATATATGCACAGTACACATGACTGAGGGTTTCAACACGCGGAGCCTCCACGTCGGGACCGAACCGGACTCCGCGACCGGCGCACGGGCACCGCCGATCTACCAGACGACATCGTACGTTTTCGACGATGCTGACAGCGCGGCCGAACTCTACGCGCTCCGTGAGGAGGGCGACGTCTACTCGCGGGTCTCAAATCCGACCGTTCGCCAGCTGGAGGCCCGGCTGACGAGCCTCGAAGGCGGCGTCGGCGCGGTGGCAACCGCCGCCGGAATGGCCGCGCTTGATTCAGCAACCACGATCCTCGCCGAAAGCGGCGACAACATCGTCGCCAGCAACGATATGTACGGCGGCACCGGGACTTACCTCTCGAAGCTCGCCCCCCGGCGCGGGATCGAAGCCCGAACCGTCGACACCCTCGACTACGATGCCTACGCGGAGGCCATCGACGACGACACAGCCTATGTGCACGTCGAAACGCTGGCCAATCCCTCACTTGTCACCCCGGATTTCGAACGCCTCGCCGACGTGGCTCACGACCACTCCGTCCCACTGGTCGTCGACAACACGTTCGGAACTCCCTACCTCTGTCGACCGCTCGAACATGGCGCGGACATCGTCTGGGAGTCGACGACCAAGTGGATTCACGGCTCGGGGACGACAGTCGGTGGCATCTTGGTTGACGGCGGCACGTTCCCGTGGGACCACCCCGACGCCGACTATCCCGAACTGTCGGGCGAAAACCCCGGCTGGGGGTTCGACTTTTCTGAACGATTTGGCGAGCGCGCCTTTACGCTCGCGGCGCGCCACCGGGCGATCCGGGCGCTCGGCAACCAACAGGGCCCGTTCGACGCGTGGCAGACGATGCAGGGGCTCGAAACCCTCCCGCTGCGGATGGACCGCCACTGCG
This sequence is a window from Halohasta litchfieldiae. Protein-coding genes within it:
- a CDS encoding O-acetylhomoserine aminocarboxypropyltransferase/cysteine synthase family protein, yielding MTEGFNTRSLHVGTEPDSATGARAPPIYQTTSYVFDDADSAAELYALREEGDVYSRVSNPTVRQLEARLTSLEGGVGAVATAAGMAALDSATTILAESGDNIVASNDMYGGTGTYLSKLAPRRGIEARTVDTLDYDAYAEAIDDDTAYVHVETLANPSLVTPDFERLADVAHDHSVPLVVDNTFGTPYLCRPLEHGADIVWESTTKWIHGSGTTVGGILVDGGTFPWDHPDADYPELSGENPGWGFDFSERFGERAFTLAARHRAIRALGNQQGPFDAWQTMQGLETLPLRMDRHCENAQSVAEFLRDDDRVAWVTYPGFEDHPTHDNATEYLDGYGGMVTFGVDGGFEPAKTFCESVDRISFLANIGDAKTLVIHPASTTHAQLSEAEQKAAGVAPDMLRLSVGIENSEDIIADLDAGLEAAANQQ